The following coding sequences lie in one Azospirillum humicireducens genomic window:
- the proC gene encoding pyrroline-5-carboxylate reductase codes for MTAETGASLLLVGCGKMGGAMLDGWLAAGTVSRVVVVDRAGLPERLAGDARVSLASGAEALPDGFVPDVVVLAVKPQVMEEALPAYRALVRPGTVFLSIAAGKTIGYFERLLGAGAVIVRSMPNTPAAIGRGMTVAVPNAHVSDTQRDLSDRLLRAVGDVAWVEDEGLLDPVTALSGSGPAYVFFMVEAMAKAGEAAGLPADLAMRLARATVSGAGALLDASPQQEAADLRKAVTSPNGTTQAALELLMAPEGLQPVMTAAIAAAARRSRELAG; via the coding sequence ATGACGGCGGAAACGGGTGCGTCGCTGCTGCTGGTCGGCTGCGGGAAGATGGGCGGTGCGATGCTGGACGGCTGGCTCGCAGCCGGAACCGTGTCGCGAGTCGTGGTGGTCGACCGCGCCGGTCTGCCGGAGCGGCTTGCCGGCGATGCGCGCGTCTCGCTGGCGTCCGGAGCGGAAGCTTTGCCGGACGGCTTCGTTCCCGATGTCGTGGTACTGGCGGTGAAGCCGCAGGTGATGGAAGAGGCGCTGCCGGCCTACCGTGCGCTGGTCCGTCCCGGCACCGTCTTCCTGTCGATCGCCGCCGGCAAGACCATCGGCTACTTCGAACGGCTGCTGGGGGCGGGGGCTGTCATCGTCCGCTCGATGCCCAACACCCCGGCCGCCATCGGCCGGGGCATGACCGTTGCCGTACCCAACGCCCATGTCAGCGACACCCAGCGCGATCTTTCCGACCGGCTGCTGCGCGCCGTCGGCGATGTCGCCTGGGTCGAGGATGAAGGGCTGCTGGATCCGGTCACCGCGCTGTCCGGCAGCGGCCCGGCCTATGTCTTCTTCATGGTCGAGGCGATGGCCAAGGCCGGTGAGGCCGCCGGGCTGCCCGCCGATCTGGCGATGCGGCTGGCCCGCGCCACCGTGTCGGGCGCCGGCGCCCTGCTCGACGCCTCGCCGCAGCAGGAAGCCGCCGATCTGCGCAAGGCGGTGACCAGCCCGAACGGCACCACCCAAGCCGCGCTTGAGCTGCTGATGGCGCCGGAGGGACTGCAACCGGTGATGACCGCCGCCATCGCCGCTGCTGCCCGGCGGTCGCGCGAGTTGGCAGGGTGA
- a CDS encoding YbaK/EbsC family protein: MTATLSPSAARVQALLDRVGLGHLVVEHEGSTRTSEDAANAVGCDVAQIAKSLIFRTKETSRPVLVVASGANRVDEKAVGRLIGEKIERADPEFVRESTGFAIGGVPPIGHAVPPLVLIDDDLLRLETIWAAAGTPNAVFRLTPADLVSMTGGRVEAVRKV, encoded by the coding sequence ATGACTGCGACGCTCAGCCCCTCCGCCGCCCGTGTCCAAGCGCTGCTGGACAGAGTCGGCCTCGGCCATCTTGTGGTCGAGCATGAAGGCAGCACCCGCACCTCGGAGGATGCTGCGAATGCCGTCGGCTGCGACGTGGCGCAGATCGCCAAGTCGCTGATCTTCCGCACCAAGGAGACCAGCCGCCCGGTCCTGGTGGTCGCCAGCGGTGCCAACCGCGTGGACGAGAAGGCGGTCGGCAGGCTGATCGGCGAGAAGATCGAACGGGCCGATCCGGAATTCGTCCGCGAATCGACCGGCTTCGCCATCGGCGGCGTTCCGCCCATCGGGCATGCCGTGCCGCCACTGGTGCTGATCGACGACGACCTGTTGCGTCTGGAGACCATCTGGGCCGCCGCCGGCACCCCCAATGCCGTTTTCCGCCTGACGCCTGCCGATCTGGTCAGCATGACCGGCGGCCGGGTGGAGGCCGTGCGCAAGGTGTGA
- a CDS encoding YbjN domain-containing protein gives MSAVAVETTASAHNPLDVVEEIVTANEWPFDRATEDELVVEIGGRWCDYRLYFVWQPDVSAMQFSCQFDMKVQAARRTAVAELLAEVNGRMWLGHFDVCSEEHTPMFRQTMLLRGARGAAVEQLEDLVEIALSECERFYPAFQFVIWGGKSAPEAVSAAILDTMGEA, from the coding sequence ATGTCGGCAGTAGCCGTCGAAACCACCGCTTCCGCCCACAACCCGCTCGACGTGGTCGAGGAGATCGTAACCGCCAACGAATGGCCCTTCGACCGGGCCACCGAGGACGAACTCGTCGTCGAGATCGGCGGGCGCTGGTGCGATTACCGGCTCTATTTCGTCTGGCAGCCCGATGTCAGCGCGATGCAGTTCTCCTGCCAGTTCGACATGAAGGTGCAGGCCGCCCGCCGCACCGCTGTCGCCGAATTGCTGGCGGAGGTGAACGGCCGCATGTGGCTCGGCCATTTCGACGTCTGCTCGGAGGAGCATACGCCGATGTTCCGCCAGACCATGCTGCTGCGCGGTGCGCGCGGTGCCGCGGTGGAACAGCTGGAGGATCTGGTCGAGATCGCCCTTTCGGAATGCGAGCGCTTCTACCCGGCCTTCCAGTTCGTGATCTGGGGCGGCAAGTCGGCGCCGGAGGCGGTGTCCGCCGCCATTCTCGACACCATGGGCGAAGCCTGA
- a CDS encoding accessory factor UbiK family protein codes for MQVDNRILDDLARVAGGALGAFSSLREEAEGQLRAQLERILSRMDVVSREEYEAVRAMAAKAREEQEVMAERLAALEATIATLTAGHAPLPVVAEPAGIPAVIDSDPVTPAPKPAADATGTGPTAS; via the coding sequence ATGCAGGTGGACAATAGGATTTTGGACGATCTCGCCCGTGTGGCGGGTGGCGCTCTCGGCGCCTTTTCGTCCTTGCGCGAAGAGGCCGAAGGCCAGTTGCGCGCTCAGCTCGAACGTATTCTGTCGCGGATGGACGTCGTCAGCCGCGAGGAATACGAGGCCGTCCGCGCCATGGCCGCCAAGGCCCGCGAGGAGCAGGAGGTGATGGCCGAGCGGCTTGCAGCACTGGAGGCCACCATCGCGACGCTGACCGCCGGGCATGCCCCGCTGCCGGTTGTGGCCGAGCCGGCCGGTATTCCGGCGGTGATCGACAGCGATCCGGTGACGCCGGCGCCAAAGCCCGCTGCGGATGCCACCGGCACGGGGCCCACGGCATCCTGA